The genomic region ATGGCGTCGATCACGCCCTTGTAGTCCGGTTTGCCGAAGATGGCGCTGCCCGCCACGAAGGTGTCGGCACCGGCATCGGCCACGCGGCGGATGTTGTCGGCCTTGATACCGCCGTCCACTTCCAGGCGAATGTCCTTGCCCGAGGCGTCGATGCGCTTGCGCACGGCTTCGATCTTGCGCAAGGCAGAGTCAATGAAGCTCTGGCCGCCAAAACCGGGGTTCACGCTCATGATGAGGATGAGGTCGATGTCCTCGATCACCCAGTCCAGCACATCCAGCGGCTCTGCGGGGTTGAACACCAGACCGGGCTTCACGCCCTTGGAGCGGATGGCCTGGATGCTGCGGTGCACGTGGCCCGAGGCGTCAGGGTGAAAGCTGATGTAATCCGCACCCGCTTCGGCAAACGCGGCGGCCAGTGCATCCACGGGCTGGATCATCAAGTGCACATCAATCGGCACGGCCACACCCGCAGGGGTTTTGGCGTGGGGCTTCAGCGCCTGGCACACCATGGGGCCAAAGGTGAGGTTGGGCACGTAATGGTTGTCCATCACGTCGAAATGGATCCAGTCGGCGCCAGCGGCAATCACGTTGCGCACCTCTTCGCCCAGACGGGCAAAGTCGGCAGAAAGGATGGAAGGGGCGATGCGGTATGTGGGGCTCATACCCCCGATTGTCTCAAAGCTCGGCCTGCATGGGGTTTTCGGGGTGACCCGCCGCCACAAAACCTGACTGCACGGTTACCATCCGCCCCATGCCAAAGTACCAGTTTGCGGTAGAAGTTGTGCCCGAATACCTGCCCGAGCAATCCGAGCCCGAGCAGGAGGTTTTCAGCTTCGCCTACACCATCACGATCACCAACACCGGCGATGCGCCCGGACAGCTCATTTCGCGCCACTGGATCATCAGCGACGCGCGGGGCCATACCGAGGAAGTCAAAGGTCTGGGCGTGGTGGGGCACCAGCCCCTGCTCAAGCCGGGCGAGTCGTTCCAGTACACCAGCGGGTGCCGCCTGCGCACGGCCAGCGGCACCATGCACGGCACATTCCACTGCGTGGCTGAAGACGGGGAGCCGTTTGACACCCCCGTGCCCCTGTTCGTGCTGGAGGCCATCCACCACGGCCCTTCCGGCCAACCCTTGGGTGGAAGGGTTCTGCATTGAGCCGACCGACCGATCTCGCAGAAATCCTGACGGCACTGCAGCCGCAGGCAGACCTGGCCCGCCGCCACCTGTGGCTGATTCATTTGCTGGACTGGGTGCGGGGCAAGCGCGATTCAGTGCCTGCAGCGGTAGCCCGATTCCAGCTCTTTCTGGACGCGGTCGAAGCGCGACCAGAGCTGCAAGCCAGATTGAGAGCGTGGTGGGCCCAGCTCATGCATACGGTGGACATCACCACCTTGCTCGCAGATTTTGGATTTGCGCCTCGCACAGCGCTGATGAGCGAACTGGCCGCACGCCTGCGCACCAAGTGGCTGCCTGGCACGCCTGACACCATTGACGCCTCAGAACTGTTCGTACTGGCCATGCCCCACGCGTTCGACGCGCAGTGGGTGGGGGCGCTGGACGAATCGCAGCTTGACCGACTGGCGCGGCTGCTGGAGCCCATGGAAGAAGGCGGCCTCTCCCCCTGGCACAAGGCACTGCTCAACGCCATGACCTATTGCGCTGGGCAGATTCTCTCCACCGGCTTCGCGCCCGAACTGCGCCTGCGCATGAGCGAAGCCGCCCGCGATGCCCAGCCGTTCCACGCCCTCATCCGCGACGTGGAGAGCCTGCGGATAGAGGTGCAGCATGCCCTGCGCACGCCAGACCGCTTGAACGATGCAGCACAGCGCCTGCGCGAACGTCTGGAAGCCTGCCGCGCCGCAGCCTCCACGGTCTACACCCATTTTGAGGACAACGGTATCTCGGTGGGACTGGTCTTTCGCCTGAGGCAGCTGCGTGAGCGCATCCTGCGGGTGCGGCTGCTGCTGGACTGCCTGCTGTCGCCCAAGCCCGCGCTCGCCGCGGCCCGGCTGATGACTACCCTGGTACAGGTGGGGCAAGAGCGCCGCAGCCTGCGGGCGCTGCTGGCGTCCAACTCGTCGCTGGTGGCCGCCAAGGTGGCCGAGCGCAGCGCAGAAACGGGTGAGCACTACATCACCCGCACCCCGGCAGAGTACCGGTCCATGGTCCGCAAGGCGGCAGGCGGGGGGCTGGTGATTGCCTTCACAACGCTGGCCAAGTTTGCGCTGTATGCGCTGGCGCTCTCTGCATTCTGGGCAGGCTTTTGGGCGGGGTTCAACTACGCCGTGAGCTTTGTGCTGGTGCAGTTGCTGCACTTCACCGTAGCCACTAAGCAACCAGCCATGACGGCACCCGCCATGGCCGCCAAGCTCAAGGAGCTGGGCTCAGGAGAAGCCATCGAGTCCTTTGTGGACGAGATCACCCATCTGGTGCGCTCGCAGGTCGCAGCGGTGCTGGGCAATGTGCTGGTGGTGTATCCGGTCGTGCTGGGCATCTCGCTGCTGATGCTCCATACCTTTGGGCAGACACCCATCGGCGAAAAGCAGGCCTTGCATGTGCTGGAGTCCCTGCACCTGCTTGGTCCGTCCGTGTTTTTTGCAGCGTTCACCGGCGTGCTGCTGTTCGCCTCCAGCATCATTGCGGGCTGGGCTGAGAACTGGTTTGTGCTGGCCCGGCTGGACTCGGCCATCCAGTACAACCCACGGCTGACCCACCTGCTGGGCGAGCCCCGCGCCGCCCGCTGGGCCCAATTCCTGCGGGACAACATCTCGGGCTTTGCGGCCAATATTTCCCTGGGCTTCATGCTGGGGCTGGTGCCCGTCATTGCCACCTTCTTCGGCCTGGGGCTGGATGTGCGGCACGTCACCCTGTCCGCGGGCCAGATCGGTGCAGCCAGCGCCGCGCTGGGGCCCGCCGTGCTGCACATGCCCGCCTTCTGGTGGGCCGTGGCTACGT from Acidovorax sp. DW039 harbors:
- the apaG gene encoding Co2+/Mg2+ efflux protein ApaG, which codes for MPKYQFAVEVVPEYLPEQSEPEQEVFSFAYTITITNTGDAPGQLISRHWIISDARGHTEEVKGLGVVGHQPLLKPGESFQYTSGCRLRTASGTMHGTFHCVAEDGEPFDTPVPLFVLEAIHHGPSGQPLGGRVLH
- the rpe gene encoding ribulose-phosphate 3-epimerase — translated: MSPTYRIAPSILSADFARLGEEVRNVIAAGADWIHFDVMDNHYVPNLTFGPMVCQALKPHAKTPAGVAVPIDVHLMIQPVDALAAAFAEAGADYISFHPDASGHVHRSIQAIRSKGVKPGLVFNPAEPLDVLDWVIEDIDLILIMSVNPGFGGQSFIDSALRKIEAVRKRIDASGKDIRLEVDGGIKADNIRRVADAGADTFVAGSAIFGKPDYKGVIDAMRAQLAA
- a CDS encoding site-specific recombinase, translating into MSRPTDLAEILTALQPQADLARRHLWLIHLLDWVRGKRDSVPAAVARFQLFLDAVEARPELQARLRAWWAQLMHTVDITTLLADFGFAPRTALMSELAARLRTKWLPGTPDTIDASELFVLAMPHAFDAQWVGALDESQLDRLARLLEPMEEGGLSPWHKALLNAMTYCAGQILSTGFAPELRLRMSEAARDAQPFHALIRDVESLRIEVQHALRTPDRLNDAAQRLRERLEACRAAASTVYTHFEDNGISVGLVFRLRQLRERILRVRLLLDCLLSPKPALAAARLMTTLVQVGQERRSLRALLASNSSLVAAKVAERSAETGEHYITRTPAEYRSMVRKAAGGGLVIAFTTLAKFALYALALSAFWAGFWAGFNYAVSFVLVQLLHFTVATKQPAMTAPAMAAKLKELGSGEAIESFVDEITHLVRSQVAAVLGNVLVVYPVVLGISLLMLHTFGQTPIGEKQALHVLESLHLLGPSVFFAAFTGVLLFASSIIAGWAENWFVLARLDSAIQYNPRLTHLLGEPRAARWAQFLRDNISGFAANISLGFMLGLVPVIATFFGLGLDVRHVTLSAGQIGAASAALGPAVLHMPAFWWAVATLPLLGAFNVGVSFYFAFSVAMRARNVSGVDRSLIYAAIRKRLRTAPLSFFVPARPTAP